Proteins encoded in a region of the Nitrospiraceae bacterium genome:
- a CDS encoding NADH-quinone oxidoreductase subunit J encodes MTLVFFAYFALVSIAAGVLTVALRNPVHCGMALLALLLHVSGLFVLLNAEFLWAVQVVVYAGAILVLYLFVLMLLNLKTEERYFHSTFMYFLAPAVVGSLYVLALLFRSPFGGAKGDAPAAAILQDGDTHAVGIKMFSDYLLQFEIVGVFLLGAIIGAIVLAKTPKPLDVERER; translated from the coding sequence ATGACCCTTGTCTTTTTCGCCTATTTTGCGCTCGTGAGTATCGCCGCGGGGGTCCTCACAGTGGCGCTGCGCAACCCGGTACATTGCGGCATGGCCTTGTTGGCCCTTCTGCTGCACGTTTCCGGGCTCTTCGTCCTCCTGAACGCTGAATTTCTCTGGGCGGTGCAGGTCGTCGTCTATGCCGGAGCCATCCTTGTGCTGTACCTCTTCGTCTTGATGCTGTTGAACCTCAAGACCGAAGAACGGTACTTCCATTCGACCTTTATGTATTTTTTGGCTCCCGCAGTGGTTGGATCACTCTATGTGCTTGCGCTCTTGTTTCGGTCTCCATTCGGGGGCGCGAAGGGAGACGCGCCCGCCGCGGCGATCTTGCAGGACGGGGACACCCATGCGGTCGGGATCAAGATGTTCAGCGATTACCTTTTGCAGTTCGAAATTGTGGGCGTTTTCCTGTTGGGTGCCATCATCGGCGCGATCGTGCTCGCGAAGACACCAAAGCCGCTGGATGTGGAACGGGAGCGATGA
- the nuoI gene encoding NADH-quinone oxidoreductase subunit NuoI translates to MSVISITKKVLQAALFYEIWDAMKVTFKHMFHKPITFQYPREQRTIPDAHRGALGLLRYDDGRERCVGCDLCEAACPSRCIKVISAEDSARPLQRYASEFYIDITKCVFCGYCVEACPVNALAMTKMYEYSTHDKRTLLFDKARLYDIGERHLEDAKKYLYAHNQEKNVEESREYRYYFPQSVLKATQSSPKHLS, encoded by the coding sequence ATGAGTGTCATCAGTATCACCAAAAAAGTTCTCCAGGCCGCGTTGTTCTATGAAATCTGGGATGCAATGAAGGTGACATTCAAGCACATGTTCCACAAGCCGATCACATTCCAGTATCCGCGTGAACAGCGGACGATTCCCGACGCGCACCGTGGCGCGCTCGGCCTCTTGCGCTACGACGACGGCCGTGAGCGTTGTGTCGGTTGCGATCTCTGTGAAGCCGCCTGCCCATCGAGGTGCATTAAGGTCATCAGTGCAGAGGACAGCGCCCGGCCGTTGCAACGATACGCCAGTGAGTTTTACATCGACATTACCAAGTGTGTCTTTTGTGGCTACTGCGTCGAAGCCTGCCCCGTGAATGCCCTTGCCATGACAAAGATGTACGAGTATTCCACTCACGACAAGCGGACTCTGTTGTTCGATAAAGCAAGGCTGTACGACATCGGCGAACGCCATCTCGAGGATGCCAAAAAATACCTCTACGCACACAATCAGGAAAAGAACGTTGAAGAGAGCCGTGAGTATCGGTACTACTTTCCGCAATCCGTCCTCAAGGCAACTCAATCGTCCCCCAAACACTTGAGCTGA
- the nuoK gene encoding NADH-quinone oxidoreductase subunit NuoK: protein MVPLSAYVAVSAVLFLTGLLGVLIRRNFIIVLMAVEIMLNAANINLVAFSHYMESMAGQLVALFIIAIAAGEAAVGLAIIIVVFRGKISTNVDEMNLLKW, encoded by the coding sequence ATGGTCCCGTTAAGTGCCTATGTCGCCGTGAGTGCCGTGCTGTTTCTCACGGGTCTATTGGGCGTCTTGATCAGGCGCAATTTCATCATTGTATTGATGGCCGTCGAGATCATGTTGAATGCGGCCAATATCAATCTCGTCGCTTTTTCGCATTACATGGAGTCGATGGCAGGACAGCTCGTGGCGCTGTTTATCATTGCGATTGCCGCTGGAGAAGCAGCGGTCGGGCTCGCCATTATTATCGTCGTCTTCCGGGGAAAGATCTCGACGAACGTGGACGAAATGAATCTGTTGAAATGGTAA
- a CDS encoding molybdopterin-dependent oxidoreductase, producing MGLKPATNPEVEAATIELSIDGKTVTAKDGVSLYDVISSTGKIIPAMCYHYTFDPFGSCGMCLVMQEGKKAPVRSCTAKATAGMIIRTEGDDLFQARKKAVEKHLSVHPLDCPVCDADGHCELQDMAFQHGVTSLANAKQKFIPEDTRSLVLDFNMNRCIACAECINVCKDVLMIDALQFMKKGGFNQVVAKGDLPLSCEFCGDCLAVCPVGAITNKFSKYLYKPWQMKKTTTTCNYCGDGCQLYVETKDTEVIRITSPLSWKNKWGDRADTTKGHGGLCVRGRFGFEYLDSASRLKQPLVRKGNQLVETPWLETMHHVVERFSEIRKRHGAEAIAGLITARCTNEELYLFQKLMRAGFRTNNLDSSARYGHLNFVHASRQALGIGRSPNDWEDLTKAKAVLLIGSNITETNPLTSVRIKEAIRVYKAQVVTIDSAITNMGKLASHPFVIKAGTEGLAIDGLVKAAIELDLVDEEIIKKHPQAFAALKAALAHVSLDQIAAQTGMSVQGFKEAVAVFAEAPRSIILCAEGIVRRADGHQNVLKLIDLAWISGKLGRPGCGVNTLTEEPNEQGAVDMGVAAEFLPGQARFEDQAARDRFAKAWDVTLPAAGGGAHLVDILNRCRSGQIRALYVVGENPLATLPASMEVRAALDRLELLVVQDPFLTETARLAHVVLPACTYVEKDGTFTNLEGRVLRVRQAMDPLGESLPDWHIMTALANGLGCQWEYESTNDIQVEIMKLLPGYYNLGQPRKVTPNADHYLANGYTAAVANRYRTSTARPGGADQRPFALLMGQVLYHSGKMSTEALGLIKIAPNTGRLRMNPQDMERLGLVDGAKVRVTSERGSLQLGIQPDQSVAPHTCFFPEHFNEPPVKDLMSIQLDPVTSVPSFKLARVTIEKA from the coding sequence ATGGGACTGAAACCAGCTACCAATCCCGAAGTTGAAGCAGCCACAATCGAACTGTCGATTGACGGGAAAACCGTCACGGCAAAAGACGGCGTCTCTCTCTACGATGTCATTTCCAGCACGGGAAAGATCATTCCCGCCATGTGCTACCACTATACCTTTGATCCCTTTGGTTCGTGCGGGATGTGCCTGGTGATGCAGGAGGGGAAAAAGGCGCCGGTCCGCTCCTGCACGGCCAAGGCGACTGCCGGAATGATTATTCGCACGGAAGGTGACGACCTTTTCCAGGCCAGGAAAAAAGCCGTCGAGAAACACCTCTCTGTCCATCCGCTGGACTGTCCAGTTTGTGACGCCGACGGCCACTGCGAGCTCCAAGACATGGCGTTCCAGCATGGCGTGACGAGCCTCGCCAACGCGAAGCAGAAATTCATTCCCGAAGATACACGGAGTCTTGTCCTCGACTTCAACATGAATCGCTGCATTGCGTGCGCTGAGTGCATCAACGTCTGTAAGGACGTCTTGATGATCGACGCCTTGCAATTCATGAAGAAGGGCGGATTCAACCAAGTCGTGGCGAAGGGCGACCTGCCGTTGTCTTGCGAATTCTGCGGAGATTGTCTCGCGGTCTGCCCGGTGGGCGCGATTACGAACAAGTTTTCAAAGTACCTTTACAAGCCCTGGCAGATGAAGAAAACGACGACCACCTGCAACTATTGCGGGGACGGTTGCCAGCTGTACGTCGAAACGAAAGATACCGAGGTCATCCGTATCACGTCGCCGTTGTCGTGGAAAAATAAATGGGGCGACCGCGCCGACACGACGAAAGGCCATGGCGGACTCTGCGTGCGGGGGCGATTCGGATTTGAGTATCTCGACAGCGCCTCACGTTTGAAACAACCGCTGGTGCGTAAGGGGAATCAGCTCGTTGAAACTCCATGGCTTGAGACGATGCATCACGTCGTCGAGCGATTTTCTGAGATCCGCAAGCGCCACGGGGCTGAAGCGATCGCCGGCCTCATTACGGCCCGCTGCACGAACGAAGAGCTCTATCTCTTTCAGAAGCTCATGCGGGCCGGGTTCCGCACAAACAACCTTGACAGCAGTGCACGTTATGGCCACTTAAATTTCGTCCATGCCTCCCGTCAAGCGCTGGGAATCGGACGCTCACCAAACGACTGGGAAGATTTAACCAAGGCGAAGGCTGTCCTGTTGATCGGATCGAACATCACGGAGACCAATCCGCTCACGTCCGTGCGGATTAAGGAAGCCATTCGCGTCTACAAGGCTCAGGTTGTCACGATCGATTCCGCGATCACGAACATGGGCAAGCTCGCCTCACATCCGTTCGTGATCAAGGCGGGAACCGAAGGGCTGGCCATCGACGGACTCGTCAAGGCCGCCATCGAACTGGATCTGGTGGACGAAGAAATCATTAAAAAACATCCGCAGGCTTTTGCTGCATTAAAAGCCGCTCTGGCACATGTATCTCTGGACCAGATCGCCGCGCAAACCGGTATGTCGGTCCAGGGCTTCAAAGAAGCGGTTGCCGTGTTCGCCGAAGCCCCCCGGTCCATTATCCTCTGTGCGGAAGGTATTGTCCGTCGAGCCGACGGTCATCAGAACGTTCTCAAATTAATCGACCTCGCCTGGATCTCGGGAAAGCTGGGGCGTCCCGGCTGCGGCGTCAACACATTGACCGAAGAGCCCAACGAACAAGGTGCCGTCGACATGGGCGTGGCGGCGGAGTTTCTTCCGGGGCAGGCCCGATTCGAGGACCAAGCCGCCCGGGATCGATTTGCCAAAGCATGGGACGTCACACTTCCGGCTGCGGGAGGTGGGGCCCATCTCGTGGACATTCTCAATCGCTGCAGAAGCGGACAGATTCGAGCCCTCTATGTGGTCGGAGAAAATCCGCTTGCGACGCTCCCCGCCTCGATGGAAGTCCGGGCGGCGCTGGATCGACTGGAGCTCTTAGTCGTTCAGGATCCCTTCCTCACGGAAACTGCCCGGCTCGCGCACGTCGTTCTCCCGGCCTGCACCTATGTTGAGAAAGACGGTACCTTCACCAACCTGGAAGGCCGTGTCCTGCGCGTCCGCCAAGCGATGGATCCCCTTGGGGAGAGTCTCCCGGATTGGCATATTATGACAGCACTCGCGAATGGCCTCGGGTGCCAGTGGGAGTACGAATCGACAAACGACATTCAGGTGGAGATTATGAAATTGCTGCCCGGCTACTACAACCTTGGTCAGCCCCGGAAGGTCACACCTAACGCGGATCACTACCTTGCCAACGGCTACACCGCCGCGGTGGCAAACCGTTATCGCACTAGCACTGCTCGACCAGGTGGTGCGGACCAGCGGCCGTTTGCATTGCTGATGGGACAAGTGTTGTATCACTCGGGCAAGATGTCGACCGAGGCACTGGGGCTCATAAAGATCGCTCCGAACACGGGGCGCCTTCGGATGAACCCGCAAGACATGGAACGGCTCGGTCTGGTCGATGGGGCCAAGGTTCGTGTTACTTCTGAGCGCGGCTCGCTTCAACTGGGCATCCAGCCCGATCAGTCAGTAGCGCCTCACACGTGCTTTTTCCCAGAGCACTTCAATGAACCGCCGGTGAAGGATCTCATGTCGATCCAGCTTGATCCCGTGACCAGCGTTCCGTCGTTCAAACTCGCACGCGTCACGATCGAGAAGGCCTAG